The proteins below come from a single Parageobacillus thermoglucosidasius genomic window:
- a CDS encoding CsxC family protein yields MGRDERQTNRACPVTATEQTPLSNDDVKQALVKEDDKVTLKVPVVLAERTIQVVVESDISLDPPATEIKRVTKNVFLEQVKLVPVEFDRIHKTDFFEVKRAKLFVSGFIRKDIEYASSECNGALQDRIANIPFSGFTELKEHDFLTKPIIGISGDSKAFFLNEKNDLVPRLDKYFFQNLVKYNEQPYGELVAANFYELDFSPTRVSPEEEFDTLREKIVLDLTIKVLQIRQAKVKASTIVPNLPEGTIGH; encoded by the coding sequence ATGGGTAGAGACGAAAGACAGACTAACCGAGCTTGTCCGGTAACAGCGACAGAACAAACGCCATTATCCAATGATGACGTCAAGCAAGCCCTTGTAAAAGAAGATGATAAGGTAACTCTTAAAGTTCCAGTTGTACTAGCAGAGAGAACCATTCAAGTAGTTGTTGAGTCAGACATTAGCCTTGATCCTCCAGCAACTGAAATCAAGCGAGTGACAAAAAACGTATTTCTAGAGCAAGTAAAACTAGTACCTGTCGAATTTGATCGCATTCACAAAACGGACTTTTTTGAAGTCAAAAGAGCAAAATTATTTGTATCAGGATTTATCCGCAAAGATATTGAATATGCTTCTAGCGAATGTAATGGAGCACTTCAAGATAGAATTGCAAACATTCCGTTTTCTGGTTTTACAGAACTTAAAGAACACGATTTCCTCACTAAACCAATCATTGGTATTTCAGGAGACAGCAAAGCGTTCTTCCTGAATGAGAAAAACGATTTAGTTCCTCGCTTAGATAAATATTTCTTCCAAAATCTCGTCAAATATAATGAACAACCATACGGTGAGTTAGTCGCTGCAAACTTCTATGAACTCGATTTCTCCCCAACTCGGGTAAGCCCTGAGGAGGAGTTTGACACATTACGCGAAAAAATCGTACTTGACCTTACTATAAAAGTATTACAAATCCGCCAAGCGAAAGTGAAAGCTTCAACAATAGTCCCTAATCTCCCTGAAGGTACTATTGGCCACTAA
- a CDS encoding BC_2427 family protein, which translates to MKTPWIHYERMQQIHSKQMNVFQSSRVQKKPIYPGFPCINKERTKKENDGCESNTAPSRADTVETVNLHENYDIKKMPKLHKKNNVSKRRNVYKTCHMAKRNQTGSTALSPSSPDRDDPEQVFSADGHVLKTDGPSYLQHIPLTDLNHEANNPPSTDPVLKSGYPSSTDERNEPLASENGDETYLLDDTDSLSPLLDETGLEQISATDDDHLLQADGSSPFQPIFLTNRGQPAKEPPADPVLESGYPSSTDERNEPLASENGDETYLLDDTDSLSPLLDETGLEQISATDDDHLLQADGSSPFQPIFLTNRGQPVKELIPADPVLKSDYPSSMDERNEAPASENGDETYLLDDTDSLSPLLDETGLEQVSATGDDHLLQADGSSPFQPIFLTNRGQPVKELTDDPVLESGYPSSTDERNEPPASENGDETYLLDDTDSLSPLLDETGLEQVSATDDDHLLQADGSSPFQPIFLTNRGQPVKELIPADPVLKSDYPSSMDERNEAPASENGDKTYLLDDTDKLHKYEKICSMTIKSPFSTFVEIDDFLHPPIFGSTVQNSAEFLDLNNKQTPQSSTKLFHTTTYYPEQPYGHLVCSKIHEMLFFTDTVHTYGLNQKNNHYESIVVPVHGSPFAKIEETNNKSYASHDFIQIRAPVVVGEYKVEICLEDGVVFEEEITRVKEISKEVVLTTCKFVPTQFSPSLDNGICSALKGMLFIEGYIRQNIEYTAASNRNAEQKEPATHLRQLHQKIVLDLIIHLLQVQQVLLSYDGNGI; encoded by the coding sequence ATGAAAACTCCATGGATTCACTATGAGAGGATGCAGCAAATACATTCGAAACAAATGAACGTTTTTCAATCTTCAAGAGTGCAAAAAAAACCGATATATCCCGGTTTTCCATGTATAAACAAAGAGAGAACAAAAAAGGAAAATGATGGTTGCGAATCAAATACTGCGCCAAGTCGTGCTGATACAGTTGAAACCGTTAATTTACATGAAAACTATGATATAAAAAAGATGCCTAAACTGCACAAAAAAAATAATGTATCCAAACGGAGAAATGTATACAAAACGTGTCATATGGCGAAAAGAAACCAAACAGGCAGCACCGCTCTTTCTCCATCATCACCTGACAGGGACGATCCTGAACAAGTTTTCTCAGCGGACGGCCATGTTTTGAAAACGGATGGGCCCTCTTATTTGCAGCATATTCCTCTAACTGACCTTAACCATGAGGCAAATAATCCACCTTCCACCGACCCGGTTTTAAAATCTGGCTATCCGTCCAGCACGGATGAGAGGAATGAACCGCTTGCCAGTGAGAATGGCGATGAAACTTATCTCCTTGATGATACGGACAGCCTCTCTCCATTATTGGACGAAACTGGGCTTGAGCAGATTTCCGCAACGGACGATGATCATCTTTTGCAAGCAGATGGCTCTTCTCCCTTTCAGCCTATTTTTCTAACTAACCGCGGCCAGCCGGCAAAGGAGCCGCCTGCCGACCCGGTTTTAGAATCTGGCTATCCATCCAGCACGGATGAGAGGAATGAACCGCTTGCCAGTGAGAATGGCGATGAAACTTATCTCCTTGATGATACGGACAGCCTCTCTCCATTATTGGACGAAACTGGGCTTGAGCAGATTTCCGCAACGGACGATGATCATCTTTTGCAAGCAGATGGCTCTTCTCCCTTTCAGCCTATTTTTCTAACTAACCGCGGCCAGCCGGTAAAGGAGCTGATTCCTGCCGACCCGGTTTTAAAATCTGACTATCCATCCAGCATGGATGAGAGGAATGAAGCGCCTGCCAGTGAGAATGGCGATGAAACTTATCTCCTTGATGATACGGACAGCCTCTCTCCATTATTGGACGAAACTGGGCTTGAGCAGGTTTCCGCAACAGGCGATGATCATCTTTTGCAAGCAGATGGCTCTTCTCCCTTTCAGCCTATTTTTCTAACTAACCGCGGCCAGCCGGTAAAGGAGCTGACTGACGACCCGGTTTTAGAATCTGGCTATCCGTCCAGCACGGATGAGAGGAATGAACCGCCTGCCAGTGAGAATGGCGATGAAACTTACCTCCTTGATGATACGGACAGCCTCTCTCCATTATTGGACGAAACTGGGCTTGAGCAGGTTTCCGCAACGGACGATGATCATCTTTTGCAAGCAGATGGCTCTTCTCCCTTTCAGCCTATTTTTCTAACTAACCGCGGCCAGCCGGTAAAGGAGCTGATTCCTGCCGACCCGGTTTTAAAATCTGACTATCCATCCAGCATGGATGAGAGGAATGAAGCGCCTGCCAGTGAGAATGGCGATAAAACTTACCTTCTTGATGATACGGATAAGCTTCATAAGTATGAAAAAATATGTTCAATGACTATAAAAAGCCCATTTTCCACTTTTGTAGAAATTGATGATTTTCTTCATCCGCCTATCTTTGGCAGCACCGTTCAAAATTCAGCCGAATTTCTTGACTTAAACAACAAACAAACTCCTCAATCAAGCACCAAACTATTTCATACTACAACTTATTACCCTGAACAGCCTTATGGTCATTTAGTTTGCTCTAAAATTCATGAAATGCTGTTTTTTACTGACACTGTCCACACTTATGGCCTGAATCAGAAAAATAATCATTATGAATCCATTGTGGTTCCCGTACATGGCTCACCATTTGCAAAAATAGAAGAAACAAATAATAAATCTTATGCTTCTCATGACTTCATACAAATTAGAGCTCCAGTTGTCGTAGGGGAATATAAAGTGGAAATATGTTTAGAAGATGGGGTTGTGTTTGAAGAAGAAATCACGAGAGTGAAAGAAATCTCTAAAGAGGTCGTATTAACAACATGTAAATTCGTACCTACCCAATTTTCGCCATCATTAGATAATGGAATATGTTCAGCATTAAAAGGAATGTTATTTATCGAAGGATATATCCGGCAAAATATTGAGTATACTGCAGCTTCCAACAGAAATGCGGAACAAAAAGAGCCAGCAACTCATTTACGCCAATTACATCAAAAAATAGTATTGGATTTAATCATTCATTTGCTACAAGTGCAACAAGTTCTGCTCAGTTATGATGGCAATGGAATCTAG
- a CDS encoding peptide MFS transporter, which yields MSNANKQKIVASVPQQGFFGHPKGLFTLFFTEFWERFSYYGMRAILVFYMYYEVSKGGLGLDETTALAIMSIYGSLVYMSGIIGGWLADRIFGTSKAVFYGGILIMFGHIALAIPGNITLFFISMVLIVLGTGLLKPNVSSIVGDIYSEEDNRRDAGFSIFYMGINLGGFLAPLIVGTAGMKYNFHLGFGIAAVGMFLGLLVFIFTKKKNLGLAGTYVANPLSPAEKKKVFTMIGVGAALIAVLIAITIPMGLLTFDTFIALVGILGIVIPTIYFIVMYRSPKTTAIERSRVIAYIPLFIASVMFWAIQEQGSTILANYADKRTQLDFAGIHISPAWFQSLNPLFIILFAPVFAWLWVKLGSRQPSIPKKFSLGLLFAGLSYIVILLPAYFGGNDSLVNPLWLVLSYLIVVFGELCLSPVGLSATTKLVPAAFSAQTMSLWFLSNAAAQAINAQIVKFYTPETEMLYFGVIGGMAILFGVLLFALSPKIEGYMKGVK from the coding sequence ATGTCAAATGCAAACAAGCAAAAAATTGTTGCAAGTGTCCCGCAACAAGGCTTTTTTGGCCATCCTAAAGGGTTGTTCACGCTTTTCTTCACCGAATTTTGGGAACGTTTCTCGTATTACGGAATGAGGGCAATCCTTGTTTTCTATATGTATTATGAAGTATCCAAAGGCGGATTAGGGCTTGATGAAACCACTGCTCTCGCCATCATGTCGATTTACGGATCGCTAGTATATATGTCTGGCATTATCGGCGGCTGGCTGGCTGACAGAATATTCGGCACTTCTAAAGCCGTATTTTACGGTGGAATCTTAATTATGTTTGGTCATATTGCTTTGGCGATACCTGGAAACATCACCCTCTTCTTCATTTCCATGGTCTTGATCGTGCTTGGTACAGGATTGCTGAAGCCTAACGTTTCCAGCATTGTCGGAGATATTTACAGCGAAGAAGACAATCGCCGCGATGCGGGATTCAGCATTTTCTACATGGGAATCAACCTGGGAGGATTCCTCGCTCCGTTAATTGTCGGAACAGCGGGAATGAAATACAATTTCCACTTAGGTTTCGGTATCGCCGCTGTCGGCATGTTTTTAGGATTGCTAGTTTTTATTTTCACCAAGAAAAAAAATCTTGGCCTTGCCGGCACATATGTGGCAAATCCTTTGTCACCAGCTGAAAAGAAAAAAGTATTCACCATGATTGGCGTCGGGGCTGCTCTTATTGCTGTCTTGATCGCTATCACCATTCCAATGGGCCTGTTGACATTTGACACTTTTATTGCGCTTGTGGGAATTCTCGGCATCGTCATTCCGACGATCTATTTCATCGTCATGTACCGCAGCCCAAAAACAACGGCAATAGAACGTTCACGTGTTATTGCTTATATTCCGTTATTTATCGCTTCTGTTATGTTCTGGGCGATTCAAGAGCAAGGATCGACCATCCTTGCCAACTACGCGGATAAACGCACACAATTAGACTTTGCGGGAATCCATATTTCACCTGCTTGGTTTCAATCATTAAACCCGTTATTTATTATCTTGTTCGCCCCTGTGTTTGCTTGGTTATGGGTGAAACTCGGAAGCCGCCAGCCGTCAATCCCTAAAAAGTTCTCTTTAGGCTTATTGTTCGCCGGCTTATCATACATTGTCATTCTTTTGCCGGCTTACTTTGGCGGCAACGATTCGTTAGTGAACCCGTTATGGCTTGTGCTTAGCTATTTAATTGTCGTATTTGGGGAATTATGCTTGTCACCTGTTGGGCTATCTGCCACTACAAAATTAGTACCTGCCGCCTTTTCAGCGCAAACGATGAGTTTATGGTTTTTATCCAATGCCGCTGCACAAGCCATTAATGCACAAATTGTCAAATTTTATACACCTGAGACGGAAATGCTTTACTTTGGCGTCATTGGCGGAATGGCTATCCTCTTTGGCGTTCTTCTCTTCGCACTATCGCCAAAAATTGAAGGCTATATGAAAGGTGTCAAGTAA